Genomic window (Saccharothrix australiensis):
CCCGCGACGGCCCGGCGCACCTCGCCCTCCAACGACCCGGACGGCGGTTCCGGGGCCATCAGCGGGCCTCGGCTAAGTGCGGATCTCCCACGCGGGACTCCTGGCGGTCGGCGGCAGCTGCCGACCAAGGTTCTACCGCAAACTCAGGCCGGGCGGCGGGCCAACACGTGCAAGCGGGCCGCCACGTCGCGCAGCGGCGACAGGCTCGCGGCGGCCAGCTCCAGCTCGGCCAGCGCCTCGGCCGCGCCGGGGTTGCCCTCCAGCACCGCGCCGGGCACCAGGTCGGACACCACGCCGTGGCCCTGGAGCAGCTCCACCTCCAGGCCGACGGCACGCACCGCCGCCTCCAGCCCGGCCACGTCGAACCGCCGCTGCCCCTGCTCGCGCACGCCGGCGGGCTGCCCCGCCCCGTCGTCGAGCAGCCGGCGCGCGTCGACCAGCCTGCCCGCGATCGCCCGGTGCAGCACGGCCGCGAACCGGTTCGCCACCAGCACCGACACCGCGCCGCCTGGCGCGGCGGCGCGCGCGAGGGCGGCCAGCGCGACCTTCACGTCGTCCACGACCTCCAGCAGCCCGTGCCCGAGGACGAGGTCGGCGGACGCGTCGGCGTCCAGCGCGTCGGCGTCGCCCTGGACGGCCGTGACGCGGTCGAGCACGCCCGCCTCCGCCGCCCGGCGGTGCAGCGTCGCCAGGGCGTTCGGGC
Coding sequences:
- a CDS encoding class I SAM-dependent methyltransferase translates to MRPDAVHRVLDAELAAARERRGGEPPRVLDVGGGSGVWAVPLAVAGCAVTVVEPSPNALATLHRRAAEAGVLDRVTAVQGDADALDADASADLVLGHGLLEVVDDVKVALAALARAAAPGGAVSVLVANRFAAVLHRAIAGRLVDARRLLDDGAGQPAGVREQGQRRFDVAGLEAAVRAVGLEVELLQGHGVVSDLVPGAVLEGNPGAAEALAELELAAASLSPLRDVAARLHVLARRPA